One Osmia lignaria lignaria isolate PbOS001 chromosome 4, iyOsmLign1, whole genome shotgun sequence genomic window, TGCTAGGGCACCATAAGCCCATTTTCGTTTCACACGCATATATCCATATACTCTTCGTCCACGAGAAAATGGCATGGCTAAAATTTGTAGGGACGTATGCCCCACTACTCGATACCCCTACTTCGCATCACAAGTATTTTCGTTAGGAGTGGGGTCAGGTAGAGCAAACGAGGATCCCCCGTTACCTCTCTGCCATTTCGCATGCCATCTTCTCGTAgaccaggcctgtccaagtaggagaaattactcctggaacacatgtttttggtccccttccaacgctgctccttcaagtaaggtgggacggttccgactaccatctctccgtctttcctaccgtctttggtagtcggaatcgtcccatcttacttgaaggagcagcgttggaaggggacccaaaacatgtgttccaggagtggattcccctacttggacaggcctgtcgTAGACGTACAGTAGTCATCCCGGCTACTTAGACTCAGCACACATGCCTCCAAGAAAAGACCTCGGCGCTACTTCTTTCGTTTCGTGCAACGAGAGAATCAGCCTGTATGTCAGGCACGCTCAGACAGGTTGCCCGTACGGGCATCTGAGTACAGTCGGACTTGTCACGGGCGCAGAATGTGGGTGGCATCATTGCACTGATGGTTCTACAAATACGTGTTATGAAGGACAGACGATACCACGTGCCGCCATAAAATTTACATGAAAATCTTGTGCGTTCCTTGTCCTATACGCAATGCTTTGATGTGGGTACATGAGAGTGGATAAATCAGATTAATAAGTGAAAGGTATTCAGTTACGTAACATCGAAAAACTTTGAAAATAGGAAGTACCTCACCAACGACTTGCCCGAAACGAAAACGTAACCTCGAGCCCGTAGCAATGCACGCGTGCAAATAGGGGTATCAACGGGCGCCCGTGCCCGGCGCACTATGTGCTGACGATAAGTGTCACTGATTGTGAGTTTTGCCGATGTAAGGCAACATTTTAGTGATTTCATACATCAGAGATTTTGAGGCGATGAAGTAATATTttctcataatttttttttaaaatgttcTTTATACAGTTATATAGcgatatacatttacattttatattttatttaatattatgttaggttatattttatattatatttttgtttgcaTGAATGAATGTTTTTAATTACTGTTTTAGGTGCACGTTTCGCAGTTTACCAGACTAAAATTGGATTAATACAAAtgctgaaaaatttcaaaatcgacGTTTGTGATGAGACACTAATTCCATACGTTCAGCATCCGACGTCCCGAGTGTTTGCTCCAATAAGgagtattattttgaaaataagtaAAGTGTGAAGTTAAATCGTGAATACGTGAATCTGTATAACTGAAATACGCAATAGTGTACAATTTTTTAgtttagaaataaattaaatgtttgaaaatagTTCTCCATGTAGAGGCATTGTTTATACATATAGgcattattgattatatttaaatcaataaatattgtattttatagatcaatttacatatctttattttttattcctttcctgaaattattaatgccatctagtttttattcctataagttttatagtcgcgtacgttaattacagagtctcatcgaatctgtcgtagcgtgtgactatatttccgccgatcggccctacgttgtttcatttatgatactccttctctttttctcgcgCTGTCCGTTTCTATGTCCGTCAcacacagatgcggcaacaccgcgatagaactctcaaatgatgtgatttggcaactatgccacctcactttcgtttcttattctgcataatgacgttagatgtcacaccgtcaaatgtcgaatttctcaattatgtgttttcacgattgcccgattctttccaatggcgctaacatcgattcggaggaggcctcgaaggagtctgtgcccttaacaaAATACTGGttgtaagaaaaatatttcttagaaCAATTATAAAGATAATGTTTCCTCAAATACAATCTCAATAACGCACTGATAATAAATATCTACGCTTTAAATTAAGAAGAAGTAAGCATCACTGATAAAGATAAGTCTACTTACTGGTATAAGCGTGAAGTCATTGCCTCCTTATCTTCTTATTTCGCTGACTAATAATGAAAACGTAAACGTAAGCTCAACTGACTATGCATTTATACAGGGAATTCCACTTAAATGGATCCACtgaaacaatttgaaaattaaaaactcttgttcaaaaatattttgaagaagAATTAAATATGACAAATTTTAACTAAAATTAGACAGAAGGTTTAGGATATTGCTAAAAAAaagttattgtatattacatgttgATATAAAAGTCTTATAACTTATTTATGTTACTATATAAAGTTACTATATGTTACTATATTAGTGtgaaatttgtttttttaattgattGCGAATGTGAAATGCATAGATGAGAGTTACTCAGCAAAAGTGACTAAATTGGCAAGAATGGATGTGTAATCACAAGAGAGTTTAAGGTACAAGTTTTAATGCGAGTAAAaactgtattattattatttcattaaataaatatttacacaATTATTGACATAATATCtgtatattatgtattataCTTCCTATTTGATTTTGATTGTTTGGACCAGCGAGACGACTATATGAACCAAACACAAAAGATTGCTTTTAATGTTCACCGAATCGTGAATACTTTTAACAAACAGACGACGATCGAGGTAAGGTGAAATGGTGGAAAAATTATGAATagatgaatttattaatttacacCCCCGTAGTTGGAATTATCCTCTTCTCGGCGATAGGTCTCCCGATGGACGCAACCATTTTGACAAaggtaaattcatttaatttgcaattcgaatttaacatttaattttttcatttttttttgcaGATAGTGTGCTCTATTACCACGTATGTAGTACTATTGGTACAATTTCTGCTTGCAACACCTTGTTGAGAAGAAGCTATAAtgtaatgatttttaattgaatgtTGAAGAAACAATTATGGTCGATTGAAGAAGGGCCTGgaataaatttataaacttACCCCATCACTTTTAATCATGCTAAAAGCAAACTAtgcaacaaattatttattcgcGTGATGCATTGTCgtattgcaatttgttttttaatatcatACAATTTTCTAATATCAAGAGACTCGTTTAAGCGTTCTACATCGATGATTAAACATCAGTATCTCGAGTTTATTGAAAACATAAGCAGTCTGTCCACTTTTATAACGAAGTTTTTTTCTATTAGTCCATCAGACAGACAATTTTCGTGAGCAACATCAAATTTTTTCCGCTGTAACTTTCGAAATTGCAAAAGAACGATGTCTGAAGCTTGGAAGATAACAGAATTAAAGGAGAACAAGAAGTGGAAACTATTTCACGCCACGGATTTCGTTTCGCTGATGTACCCTTGCTATTTCATCGGAAATCTATTCGGAGTTTTTCCTTTCAAATGTGACTCTTCAGGATATACCATTTCAAGAATTCGTGTTATTTATTCAATGATCATTTTGACCacgttcctgatcgtggccttTTACgtaggatatatatatattactacTCCAATGGTACTCCTTACTCTACCAAAAAAAATGCATCGCTATTTGTATCTCATCATGGCTCTAAGCACTATCTCGTTAACGTACGGTCAATATAAAACGATACTACGCTTTCTTCAGGAGTTCAAGGAGGCGTCCTCCATGCTGGCACCAAAGGACTTCAACGACATGGCGATATTCGTTCATTCAAaggatatttttgtatttttatttctctcaagTCACGTGTTCAATTGCGTTGAAAGTGGAAACACGTTCGTAACAGTGAGAAATTTTTACGGTCTATTCATTGTGTTGGTGAACTTCATCATGGACATGTTCCACATTAACTCGGCGTGCGTTTTAAAAGCATGCTTCATGAAAATCAACGAAGAACTTGATAAATTTCGAAAACCCGTCGCCAAGACATTTCTGCGCCACAAACAGAGTACTCCCTCGTTGCtgatgaaattgaagaatttagaAGGGAAACACCTGCAGGTCACCGATATTCTACAATTACTGAACAAGATATTTGTCACGCAACTCGTACTAACAACTGTCAAGACTTTTATTAATACTACTTTTAATTTGTACTTTTGGTTAGTACGGTTCAACGGTGGGGAAAAAGCTCAGAAGAATCTACTATTTTGGTACTGGCCTTATATTCCTCCTgtcatatataattttcttaaatttgttACGACGATTTGGGCGTGTGAAACGGCGACTAATAAAGCTAAACAAATCCGCACTACTCTTCACGATGTCCTTAGCGAGGCGACCGATTTGTCGGTGAAACGCGAGGTAAGCTACAAATTCATCGAATCTTCAAAAGATgtctataaatattattaaattgcaGCTGGAGCTTTTCTCGCTGCAATTACTACACTGTGACActacgttttcagcgaaaatgaTCGATATAAACGTGTCGCTTCTTGTAGAGGTAAGATTGCCCTAAATTTGCCCTGTACAGTACATAGTGAAAAAGGTAAAGCTGAGGGCAAAAGCTTTAATTTAAATTCCTCTCAggtcaattaaattaaaataaaccttTTTTACAGCTCGTGGGAGGCGCCACCGTGTACCTTTTGATACTGCTCCAATTCTTATTAAACTCGTTAGTATGCGAGGCCATGCAAGAGTGAACGATGAAATATTTACGATGTTACGTGATTCTGCGTGACGCGTCTGTTTCTTATCGATTCTCTCGACAGTCTTGTGAAATGCACCGTTTGATGTGTCCACGCGCAAACACCTGTAACACTTCTTAGCCACTTTTTCCTTCGCTTATATATAAATTGTACAATTGCGATGCTAAGGAATCTAGCAGTTACATTATACGTTACCATGAGATCAGGTACGAGATTACGGGATGCCAGTTTGTGGGAAGAAATCGTCACGTATAATCACCGTGCAGATAAAAACATTTTGGTCACACTAAAGCGTCAAAGTGATAGCTGACTAAGCGATAAACGCGTTTTTGATCTAAATGTTCTGAATTTATCGGAGTCGCTGCGCTAACGGCAATGGTTCAACCTCGATAATTAACTTTGTGAGTCGCCGATAGTGACGTCGAAAAGTGATCGATTTGGCATGGAATAACCCctgtttaattttctacattattttcaacttaaaaatagcTGTACATCAagcgtcggtagttctagtgttaagaaAGAAACGAGATCAGGACTGCATCACCCAAACCCTTAGATACCCTAAAAGCAGTGTTTCTTACACATAACGCAATTCATTTTTGCTCACTACCTGACGAATTATTATTAGTAACAATCCAACATTACCTACtggataataataatgaataataatgaaaataaaaattgcaaatcttctaataatatttcaaattatgaatatgtatttcaaaaaatattcctTCAAGTATTTCTAATAATACTTCCCGGTAAATCCTTATCCTTATCCTTATCCTTACCCCTTacaaatatatacataaaagtgaaaatgctgATCGTTTGTCCTTCCTTCACGTTTAAACGGCTAAAcagatttttatgaaatttgcaCTATTGGACAGCTTCTTCTTTCAAGATGGACATAGGCTATATCATATTGTGATATTGCGATTCGTTATGTTTTTAACTAACAAAGAAGCATTAAAGGATTGGTTTGGTAATACTCGGCATTGCAACCTAAACCCCATCAGTAACtcataatatacatttatcagttttctgtttttttttggCATTCGTTTTCTTATTCGTGTCGTATTAGAtgacaaagaaatatttgtcattaaaaaaaaatgcttGCATTTAATAGTATTTCTGTTGGTATTAAAGTGTGTTTAAGCtgaatttttttccaattttaacattcaatttaaaatgaactgTTGGCGAATTTACGAAAGTGCTGTAACGACTCCAGTTTCCAATTAAACTTGCTTTTGCACTAACTATAAATAAAGCACAGAGGCAAACATTGAAAGTGGCTAATGTTCATTTGGAGTCACCATGTTTTTCACACGGACAACTTTATGTGGCTTGCTCACGCGTATCAAGTGCAGAAAATTTATTTGTCCTAGCACAAGACAGTAAAACGGAAAACATAGTATACGAAACTGCTCTACAATAATTTTTCCTATAAAACTCCTATATTTTATGAGTGTAGCATACTGAGGGGGTCTTAGTGGCAATGCCGAGTATTACCAAACCAATTCTTTAATGCTTCTTTGTTAGTCAAAAACATAACAAATCGCAATATGACATAGCCTATGTCCATCTTGAAAGAATAAGCTGTCCAATagtgcaaatttcattaaaatccgttTAGCCATTTAAACGTGAAGAGGAACAAACGATCAGACACTTTcactttttaaccgacttcgaaaaggaggaggttactcaattcgatcagtatgttttttttttttttttgtttgttttttttgtgtgttcaccgattactccgagatagatggaccaattgaaacgaaaccttttgcatcttgtagggtatgtcttccgattggtcccattagaaaaaaatttttcattttttcattattattgcaaaatacatgaagtttttaatctcaaggttggacgatttcaatgatcttttaatatgttgtcgggggcatgattctgaacaactttttcctgatGCTTAATTAACGggaagctttagtttccgagatattcgtgaaaaactattgttactactacattgaattctacgtatgcctacgtgtctctaccggtgtatgagtcagcatgcagtcgccgattctctactgtttctatatacatatgtatactctgcaaggcatgtaccgatcgcgatgaaacctttcgcatttaataagagatatttccgcgatgatcccacttgcagaaatgtatggaacttgttagcgttgaaaactatcgttattgcaattaaccaataagaacggtaaaccaccttacggcatcctacaaatactgctcgttccactaaaaagtgtgaaataaaataatttttaacaaaaaatacaaccgacttcgaaatgcactaaaaagtatgaaataatttctacttcatttatacaaatacccaacagctattaataaaacctatttactcgttaaatcgtatactaaatacatttcaaccttttcggaggcgacgcaaaattaataatacccgatgatgccaataacga contains:
- the LOC117603539 gene encoding uncharacterized protein LOC117603539, translating into MSEAWKITELKENKKWKLFHATDFVSLMYPCYFIGNLFGVFPFKCDSSGYTISRIRVIYSMIILTTFLIVAFYVGYIYITTPMVLLTLPKKMHRYLYLIMALSTISLTYGQYKTILRFLQEFKEASSMLAPKDFNDMAIFVHSKDIFVFLFLSSHVFNCVESGNTFVTVRNFYGLFIVLVNFIMDMFHINSACVLKACFMKINEELDKFRKPVAKTFLRHKQSTPSLLMKLKNLEGKHLQVTDILQLLNKIFVTQLVLTTVKTFINTTFNLYFWLVRFNGGEKAQKNLLFWYWPYIPPVIYNFLKFVTTIWACETATNKAKQIRTTLHDVLSEATDLSVKRELELFSLQLLHCDTTFSAKMIDINVSLLVELVGGATVYLLILLQFLLNSLVCEAMQE